From Jiangella mangrovi:
CTCGTTGTCCGGGCCCAGCCAGCTGGTGTACTCGCCGGTCTGGAACTGCCGGTCGACCAGCACGACGGGGATGCCCGCGGCGCTCAGCGAGTTGAGCACGGCGGGCGCCGACTCCAGCGGGCCGCCGGAGATGATGACGGCGTCGACCCCGCGGCTGATCAGGTCCTCGACGTCGGAGGCGAGCTTGGCGGCGTCGCCGTTGGCGTCGGTGCTGATGGCCTCGACGCCGCGGTCCTCGGCCTGGGCGCGGATGGCGGTGTCCATGCCGTTGAAGTACGGGCCGCCGAGGGTGAAGTTCGCGACGCCGATCGTGTAGTCGCCGCCCTCGCTCGTCTCCTCGCCGCCACCGCCGCCGCTGGTGTCGTCGGAGTCGTCCGAGCCGCCGCAGCCCGCGAGCCCGAGGGCGAGCAGGCCGGCGACCACGGTGGCACCGATCCGGGAAGCCTTCATGTCCGTTGCTCCTGTTCTGGTGGTGTCACGCTGGTGAATGGTGCTGCCGGATCTCAGGCGCGCTCGCCCATCGAGCGGCGCTGGACGATGATCACGGCGATGATGATCAAGCCCTTGAGGACCTGCTGCCAGAAGCTCTGGACGCCGTGCAGGTTCAGCAGGTTGTTGATCAGTGAGAGGACGAGGACGCCGCCGAGCGTCGCCCGCACGGACCCCCGTCCGCCCGCGAGGCTGGCGCCGCCGATGACGCAGGCGGCGATCGCATCGAGCTCGAACGCGACACCGACGCTGGGCTGCGCGATGCCGACCCGGCTGGCGAGGATCACGCCCGCGAGGCCGGCGCAGGTGCCGCTGATGGTGTAGGCCAGCACCAGGTGCTTCTTGACGCTGATGCCGGCCAGCCGCACGGTCTCGCGGTTGCCGCCGATGGCGACGATGGCTCGACCGGCCGGGGTGCGGGTCAGGAAGATCCCGCCGACCAGGAACACGCCGACCATGATCAGCGTGGGCACCGGGATCGGCCCGGCCAGCGCCGTGCCGAGGGTGAAGAAGCCCGGGTCCTCCGGTGCGATCGGCACTTCGGAGTACACGAACGCCAGGCCGCGGATGGTGGTGAGCGCGGCCAGCGTGACGACGAACGGCGCGAGGTCGAACCCGGCGATCAGCAACCCGTTGACGAGGCCGAAGCCCACGCCGGCGAGCACGCCGACGGTGAGCGCCAGCGGGATGGGCAGGTCGGCGACCAGCCCGGCGCTGACGATGCCGGAGAACGCGACCACCGAGCCGACCGAGAGGTCGATGCCGGCGGTGAGGATGACGACGAGCATCCCGTAGGCGAGCAGGCCGACCGTCACCATCTGCCGCAGCAGGTTGGTGAGGTTCTGCTCGGTCAGGAAGTTCTCGGTGGTGACGGCGGCCAGGACCACCAGCAGCACCAGAGCGACGACGAAACCGACGCCGCTGGTGACGTCGCGGCCGCCGACCACGAGCCGAGGCAGCTGCCGCCGGGAGGTCCGGCGGTCGTCCTCGACGGGCGGTGGTGCGGTCTGGGATGTCATGCTGCCTCTCCGATCGAACGCGCGAGCACCTGGTCCTCCGTGGCGCCGGCCGAGTCCAGCTCGCCGGCGATCCGCCCCTCGTGCATGACGAGCACCCGGTCGGTCGCGCCGATGACCTCCGTCAGGTCCGACGAGATCAGCAGGACCGTGCAGCCGGCCCGGGCCAGCTCGTCGACGGTGCGGTAGATGTCGACGCGGGTGGCCATGTCGACACCGCGGGTGGGCTCGTCGAGGATGAGCACCCGCGGCCCGGCCAGCAGCCACTTCGCGAGGATCGCCTTCTGCTGGTTGCCGCCGCTGAGCCGGTCGATGCGCATGCCGGCGCTGTGCGCGGGGCGGATGTCGAAGCGCTCGACCATGCCTGCGACGCGAGCCCCCTGCGCCGGGCGGTCGATGAGCGGTCCGCGCATCGATGCCCGCATGGTGGCCATCGCGATGTTGTCGCGGACGGTCATCGACGCGACGATGCCGGTGCGCTTGCGGTCCTCGGTCACCAGCGCCAAGCCGGAGCGAATGGCCGCGCCGGGTCCGGAGGGCCGCAGGTCCGCGCCGTCCAGCCGCACGCTGCCGCCGTCGGGCCGAGTGTCGCCGAACAGGCAGTGCGCCAGCTCGCTGCGCCCGGCGCCGACCAGGCCGAACAGCCCGACGATCTCGCCGGCCCGCAGCTCGAAGCTGACGTCGCTGAACTCGCCGTCGCGGCTCAGTCCGTGCACCGCGAGGACGGTGTCGCCGGCAGCCGGGCGGCGGTCGGGGTAGATGCGCTCGAGCCGTCGACCGGCCATGAGCGCGATCAGCTCGGACTCGTCGGTCTCGGCCGGGGTGGTCGTGGCGACGACGGTGCCGTCGCGGATGACGACGATCGAGTTCGCCAGCGCCGCCACCTCGGCCAGCCGGTGCGAGATGTAGATGACGATGACGCCGCGCTCCTGCAGCCGGCGGATCAGCGCGAACAGCGAGTCGAGGTCGCCGCCGGCCAGGACCGCCGAAGGCTCGTCGAGCACCAGCACCTTCGGCTCACTGACCAGCGCCTTCGCGATCTCGACCATCTGCTGGCGGGCGACGCTGAGCCGGCCCGCCTTCGTCGTCGCCTTCACCGCGCCAAAGCCGAGCTCGTCGAGCAGCGCCTGCGCCCGCCGGTGCGCGGCGGCCCAGTCGATCAGCCCGGCCCGCTTCGGCAGGCTGCCGATCAGCAGGTTCTCCGTGACCGTCAGCTCCGGCACCAGCGTGAGCTCCTGGTAGACGGTGCGGATGCCGGCCTCGTGCGCGTCGTGCGGCGAGCGCAGGTCGAGGCGGTCGCCGTCGAGCCACAGCTCGCCCTCGGACGCCGGCTGGGCGCCGGCCAGGATCTTGATCAGCGTCGACTTGCCGGCGCCGTTGGCCCCGACGACGGCGAGCACCTCGCCCTTCCCGGCCTCGAGGTCGATGCCGTGCAGGACCTCGACCGGCCCGAAGGACTTGCGGACACCGCGGATCCGGAGCGTCACCCGAACGCCTCCATCACGATCACCGTCTTCTCGCGGGTCAGGTCGCGGACGGTGTGGTGGTAGCCCTCGCGGTGGCCGCCGGTGTCCTTGGTGCCGCCGAACGGCAGATTCTCGGCGCGCAGCGCCGTCGAGCCGTTGATGACCACGCCGCCGACGTCGAGCTGCTTGGCGATGCCGAACGCGCGCGAGACGTCGCGGGTGAAGACGGCCGCCTGCAGGCCGTACGGCGAGGCGTTGGCCATGGCGACCGCCTCGGCCGGGTCGGTGAACCCCACGACCGGCGCGACCGGGCCGAAGATCTCCTCGGCCAGCGCCGGGCTGCTCGCCGGCACGTCGGTGAGCACGGCGGGGGTGTAGAACGCGCCGTCGCGCACGCCGCCCACCGTGAGCCGGGCGCCGTCGTCGATGAGCTGCTTGACGGCGCCCTCGACGGCCTGTGCCGCGGACTCGGCGATGAGCGGGCCGACCTCGGTCGTGCGCTGCAGCTGGTCGCCGACGGTGAGCGCGGCGGCCTTCGCGGTCAGCGACTCGACGAACTCGTCGTGCACCGACGCGTCGACGTAGACGCGCTTCACCGCACAGCAGATCTGGCCGTTGCCGCGGGCGAGCCGGCCGAGCACGACGGCGTCGGTGGCGGCGTCGAGGTCGGCGTCGGCGCAGACGATGAGCGCGTCGTTGCCGCCCAGCTCGAGCAGCACCTTCTTGAAGGTGCCGGCGCCCCGGCGGCCGATCTCGCGGCCGGCGACGGTGCTGCCGGTGAGGCCGATGGCGGCGATGCCGGGGTGGTCGGCGAGCTGCTGCGAGACCGGGACGCCGCCGGTGACCAGCTGGTGCGCGAACTCCGGCGCGCCGGCCTCGGCGAACAGCTCGTGCACGCGCAGCAGCGAGAGCGGGCAGCGCAGCGGCGGCTGGACGACGACGGCGTTGCCCGCGGCCAGCGCCCCGGCCGCCTTGTGCGCGTAGAGCTCGACGGGGTAGTTGAACGGGACGATCGCGGCGACGACGCCGAGCGGCTCGCGGACGGTGACCGCGAGGTGGTGCTCCAGCCCGGGCACGGCGTCGAGCGGGTACTGGGTGCCGAACAGCCGCGTGGCCTCGCCGGCGCTGCCGCGGAAGATGCGGACGGCCGCGTCGACCTCGCCCTCGGTCTGCTCGATCGGCTTGCCGTTCTCGGCGGCCAGCAGGGCGGCCAGCGAGTCGCGCTCGGCCTCGAGGCGGGCGGCGACGTCGAGCAGCAGCGCGGCGCGGGCGTGCGCGGGAAGAGCGGCCATGGCGGCCTGCCCGGCCGCGGCGTTCGCGATGACCGCGTCGACCTCGGCGGCCGTCATGAGGGGCAGCCGGCCGAGCACCTCCCCGGTGCCGGGGTTGGTCACGTCGGTGTACGCCGCTTGTTCAGGCATCCCGCAACTTCTCCAGCTTCGTCGATGGCGTCAGGTGCACCCGGCAAGGGCCGGTGACATGTTCGCGATTAGGAACATGGTTCGTATTTCTGGACGGGACGGTACAGCGAGCGTCATGCGCCGTCAAGGTCTCGTCCGGCCACCGGCGGCCACCCGGCGGGCATGGCCGCCCTCTTGACGCTGGACGATGCCGACAATATGGTGGCGTCGCGTATGAGAACGTGGTTCGTATATGGGAACAGGCGAGTATGGGTCTCGTTCCGGGCGGAGCCGCGCCAGGGCCGGGTGGCCCGCCCGATGTCAGAACGCACTTCCCATCACCAGAGAAGGACAGTGACGTCCATGCTGCGGTCGACTCGATCCCTTGTGGCACTGACAGGCGCGACCCTGATCGCACTCGGCCTCGGGGCCTGCCAAGCTGCCGATCAGGCGTCGGAGGTCGAGGAGTCGCAGACGCCGGTCAGCGCGCCCTCGGCCGCCCCGTCCGTCGATGCCTTCCAGGCCGACGGCTTCACGATCGGCATCGCCAACTACTCACTGGCGACTCCCTACCTGGCCGCCTTGAACACGGCCATGGAGGAGCGGGCGGCCGAGGTCGGCATCACCGCCATCAGCACGGACGCGGGCGGCGACTCCGCCCAGCTCGCCGCCGACGTCACCGGCCTGCTGGCCCAGGAGGTCGACGGCATCATCGTCTCGGGCGGTGACCTGGTCAACGCTCCGGGCGTGTCCCTGGCGATGAAGGACTCGCAGGTCTCGCTCGTCTTCGTCGACCGCCTCTTCGACTCCGGCTTCTACAACGCGTGGGTCGGGCCGGACTACGCGACGGTCGGCTGGGACTCGTGCGACTACATCGGCAGCGCGCTCGGCGGCAGGGGCAAGGTCGCCACCATCAAGGGCGGCTCGGCCACTCATCCGATCGGGCTGCTCCTGGACGAGAGCTTCGCGCGATGCTTCGCCGAGACCCTGCCCGAGATGTCGGTGGTCGACTCCGGTGAGTTCGGCGACTGGACCGAGGCGGGCGGCGAGCGTGTCATGAACTCGCTCCTGGCGAGTCACGGCGACATCGTGGCCGTGTTCTGCCAGAACGACGCCATGTGCCTGGGGGCGCAGAAGGCCGCGGCCGACGCGGGACGCTCCGAGGAGATGATCTTCGTCGGCGTGGGCGGAACCCGGCGGGCGTTCGAGGCCATCATGGACGGCTCCAGCTTCAACGCCACGTCCCTGGTCGACCCCGATGAGATCGGCGTCCAGGGCGTCAACCTGATGGCGACCATCTTCAGGCGCGAGGACTTCGCCAGGAACTCCTTCGTGCCTTCGCCGCTGGTCCGGTCGGGAAACGCGACCGAGTACCTCGACGCGACCAGCGATTACTGAGCGCCCACGGAGGCGCGCCACCAAGCCGACAAGCGAAGTCAGTATCCCATCGAATCGACTCAACAGAAGGGATGAGGTCGGCACTAGCTCTTTCGAACGCACCCGAAGGAAAGAGGGTAGAACAAGTGCGAAGAAGACGTGAACTGACCCCAGCGCTGGGGTTGGGGGTGGGGCTGGCGGTCGTCCTGACGCTGACCACAGGCCCGTCGGCTGCGTCGGCCAGCGACAGCGCGGACGGCGGGGCGGATGCCTCCGTCGACGAGACCTTCCGGCCCGGCTGGGAGTTGAAGTACCGCGAGCTGTTCGACGAAGAGGATCTCGACATCGACATGGACGAGATCCCGTGGAAGCTCGACAACTACGAGAACGTCTACGACACGATCAGCGACGACGACGGCGACGCCTACTGGGGCGAGATGGGCATGGGCTTCGGCCAGGCCATCAGGTCGTTCCGGACCTGGGAGAAGACCAAGGAGATCGGTGAGGACAACTGGATCACCGTCGCGCTGACGGGTCGCCAGCAGGACCTCACGTCGGGCAAGAACCAGCCCGAGCGTCCGGGTGTCTTCCACGTCATCAGGCAGCCGGAGACGGGCAACATCGTCGCCGAGCTCAGGTCCGACGACCCGACTGCCGGCGCGATGATCCGCAACACCCGGCCGATGCCCGCCGAGTACCGCATGGAGTACACGGTCACCCGCTACGAGATGGGTGGCGAGCGGTACGACCCGGAGACCGGGGAATGGTCCATGTGGACCGAGCACCCCGGATTCGAGTACGGCGACGACGGCGAGTACAGCATCGCGCCGGGCACCCCGCGGTGGAACGGCTTCACCGTGACCGACGCGCTCGGCCGTGAGAACTGCAAGAACCAGTATCCGTGGCCGGACAGCCAGACCAACGCCTACACCGTTCCGCAGTGCGGCCGCGGTAACTGGAACCCGCTCAACTACGGCGGCGCCGGCTACAACGGACTGCACGCGCTGACGGTCACGGACGTCCAGAACCCGATGCCGCGCAACCTGCACTTCTGGCACTACCACCGCAAGGTGCTGATGGACCAGTTCGCCACCGACCCGGACCGCAACAACAACGGCGCCGTCTGCAACTCCGAGACCGGCACGCTGACGCGGATGCAGGAGACGCACCGCAACGGCGTCAACCCGTGGGTCAGCGGTCGCATGAACGGCTTCAACAGCGCCGGCGGCTACTACGAGGTCGGCCGCATGGCGGGGCAGTCGCAGCGGTTCTTCTCCGACTGCAACAACTCCGTCCCGGACCCCGACCACCCCGGCCGCATGATCTACGAGGACACCACGACCAACGCGCCGCGGGCCATGGCGCAGTCGGACCCGCGGTTCTTCCCGTACATCCCGTACACCTTCGCGGTCGAGCGCTCCGAGCTGGGCTACACGCTCGAGTGGAGCGGCATGTTCCAGGACGTGGGCTGGCACACCTACCGCTACTACCGCCCCTTCATCCTGAACAACAACCCGGTGTGGCGCTACAACGCCTACCCGGGCGACCACTACGACGGCCGCTACAACGGCTACGCGCGGTCGACGACCAACCAGTTCAACCCGGACGGCACGCGGCAGGGGAACTCGACCAAGCGCACGTGGCCGGACATGTGGCACGCCAACTCGGCCTACCCGGACTTCGTGATGATGGGCATCGAGTACACCAACTCGACCGAGGGCTGGCTGCAGTTCGACGACGTCCGCATGTACGAGCCCGCCGACAACCGGCCGGCGGTGTCCATCCTCGGCAAGGGCCGTGTCGACAACTGGCACGGACAGCAGCCGCAGCTCGACATCGAGGTGATCAACCTCGAGGAGACGGTGCCGAACGTCGACATCACGGTGACGACCGACTACGGCACCCAGACGTTCACGAACGTCCGTCCGGACGCGCACCCGAACGCCAGGTTCAAGGTCAACGGGCCGATTCCCGACGGCGTGGCCACGGTGACCGCGACCAAGGGCGATCAGACGCACACGATCGAGGTGCCGTACGAGGGCATCGACTCGCTGCAGCTGACGACCGAGGTGTCGGGCAAGTGCTACGCCGACCGGGCGCGGATGGATTACAAGGTGACCAACACCGATGACGTCGCGGCCGAGGACGTCACCGTCACGACGCCGCAGGGCACGAGGACCTTCCCGTCCATCGCGCCCGGCGCCACGGTGAACGTCTCCATCGGGACCCGTTCCGACACGGTTCCGGAAGGCACGTTCACGGTCGCGGCCACCGCCGGCGGCGACCCGGTCGAGTATCCGTTCACGAAGGACGTGGAGTACCAGTACACGGCTGCTCCATTCGCCTGCGACGACTAGTCGCTCGTCCAAGGCCGTGCCGCCGGGGCAACCCGGCGGCACGGCTCCCCGCCCACGGACGAGAGTGGCCGTGCCGCAGCGGCGGCCACTCTGCCGGAGGTCACGGCACGACCCGACGATGAGGACTGACCCATGCGCCGAACCACCTTGTTCACCGCCGCCTGCGTGACCCTGGCCGGCGTCCTGCTCACCGGGTGTTCCGGGGAGGACGGCGGGGGCGACTCGTCGGCCGTCCCGTCGGCGCTCCCGTCGATCGACGCGGAGGCGGACGCGGCGGCGCTGGCCACGGTGACACAGACGGCGCAACCCGGCACCGCGCCGGTGGTGGACTTCACCCCGCCCCTCAGCGTCACCGGGCCCGTCGCCCGGGTCGTGCAGCCGGGTGCGGGCGCGGTCATCGAGGTGAACCGCGCCGTGGTGGCCGACGTCGTGACCGTCGACGGCTCCGACGGGACCGAGGAGGGCAACACCTATGACGCCGCTCCGCAGATCCTGATGACCGACGAGGCCAACATGCCGGCCGCCCTGCTGGACGTGCTGGTCGGCGCCCAGGTGGGTGCCCGGGTCCTGCTGGCCGCGCCGGTGGCCGAGGACCGGACGACGCTGTGGGCGTTCGAGATCGAGTCCGTGCTGGACGTCCCCGCCCAGGCCGAGGGCACCGAGGCGAGACTGCAACCCGGACTGCCGCTCGTCGACCACGCCGACAGCGGCACGACCGACGTCCAGATGCCGGTGATCGTTCCCTCCGACGGCCCGCCGCCGGAGGAGCTGGTCGTCCAGCCGCTGCTCGTCGGGGCCGGTGCGCCGGTCACGGCCGACTCCAGCCTGGTCGTCCAGGTCACCGGCGCGCTCTGGGACGGCACCCAGTTCCAGAACACCTGGGAGGAGGGCGCCGGGAAGCCCATCGTCCTCAGCGGTGCCATCGAGGGCTGGCGGCAGGGGCTGGTGGGCCAGACCATCGGCAGCCGGGTGATGCTGGTCGTGCCGCCCGAGCTGGCCTACGGGGACGAGGGCCGGGGGGACCTCATCCCCGCCGGGTCGACCCTCGTGTACGTCATCGACATCTTGGCCGGGATCTAGGACGGATGGCACCCATGCGACGACGCGGCTCCGTCACCGCGGCCTGCGCGGCCCTGACCGTTCTCCTGCTGGTGGGGTGTTCCGGGGAGGATCAGGCTGACCCGGCCGCCGACGACCAGCCGGCGACCACCGATCCGTCCGCGCCGGCCGAGCCGTCCCCGCCCGGCCCGCCGGCGTCGGCTCCTCCCGCCGACCACGAGGCCGACGTCGCGGCACTCGAGGGCGTCACGCTGACCGGGAACCCGGGCACCATGCCGTTCTTCAACGTCGAGCCGCCGCTCGCCCTGACCGGAGAGGTCGCCCGGGTGGCCGACGTCGGCACGGGCCCGGCCGTCGAGGCGGGTGACGCCGTGGCGGTCCACGTCGCGTCCTTCAACCCCCAGACCGAGACCATCGAGGCCAGTTCCTACGAGCAGGGCCCCGAGCTGCTCGTGGCCGAACCGGGCGGCCTGCCGGAGGAGCTGCTCGGGGCGATGGTGGGCGCGCCCGTCGGCTCCCGGGTCCTGTTCGGCGCTCCGGTCGACGGCCTGACCACGATCTACTCGTTCGAGATCCTCGGGACCGGACCCGTCTTCGAGCAGGCCGAGGGCACGGCGGTGACACCGCAGTCCGGCCTGCCGGTCCTCACCTTCGCCGCCGACGGCACGCCGGCGATGGCGCCGGCCGAGGGCGATCCGCCGGGCGAGCTGGTGGTGCAGCCGCTGATCACGGGCACGGGCGACCCCGTCACCGCGGACTCCTGGCTGGTCGTGAACTACAGCACCTGGCTGTGGGACGGCACCGAGGTGGTCTCGACCTGGAAGGACGGCCAGACGACGGTCATGCGGCTGTCCGACGCGATCGTCGGCTGGCAGGAGGGGCTGGCGGGGCAGCCGATCGGCAGCCGGGTGCAGCTCGTGGTTCCCCCTGGCAAGGCCTTCGGCGCC
This genomic window contains:
- a CDS encoding ABC transporter permease, with amino-acid sequence MTSQTAPPPVEDDRRTSRRQLPRLVVGGRDVTSGVGFVVALVLLVVLAAVTTENFLTEQNLTNLLRQMVTVGLLAYGMLVVILTAGIDLSVGSVVAFSGIVSAGLVADLPIPLALTVGVLAGVGFGLVNGLLIAGFDLAPFVVTLAALTTIRGLAFVYSEVPIAPEDPGFFTLGTALAGPIPVPTLIMVGVFLVGGIFLTRTPAGRAIVAIGGNRETVRLAGISVKKHLVLAYTISGTCAGLAGVILASRVGIAQPSVGVAFELDAIAACVIGGASLAGGRGSVRATLGGVLVLSLINNLLNLHGVQSFWQQVLKGLIIIAVIIVQRRSMGERA
- a CDS encoding ATP-binding cassette domain-containing protein — encoded protein: MTLRIRGVRKSFGPVEVLHGIDLEAGKGEVLAVVGANGAGKSTLIKILAGAQPASEGELWLDGDRLDLRSPHDAHEAGIRTVYQELTLVPELTVTENLLIGSLPKRAGLIDWAAAHRRAQALLDELGFGAVKATTKAGRLSVARQQMVEIAKALVSEPKVLVLDEPSAVLAGGDLDSLFALIRRLQERGVIVIYISHRLAEVAALANSIVVIRDGTVVATTTPAETDESELIALMAGRRLERIYPDRRPAAGDTVLAVHGLSRDGEFSDVSFELRAGEIVGLFGLVGAGRSELAHCLFGDTRPDGGSVRLDGADLRPSGPGAAIRSGLALVTEDRKRTGIVASMTVRDNIAMATMRASMRGPLIDRPAQGARVAGMVERFDIRPAHSAGMRIDRLSGGNQQKAILAKWLLAGPRVLILDEPTRGVDMATRVDIYRTVDELARAGCTVLLISSDLTEVIGATDRVLVMHEGRIAGELDSAGATEDQVLARSIGEAA
- a CDS encoding aldehyde dehydrogenase family protein; amino-acid sequence: MPEQAAYTDVTNPGTGEVLGRLPLMTAAEVDAVIANAAAGQAAMAALPAHARAALLLDVAARLEAERDSLAALLAAENGKPIEQTEGEVDAAVRIFRGSAGEATRLFGTQYPLDAVPGLEHHLAVTVREPLGVVAAIVPFNYPVELYAHKAAGALAAGNAVVVQPPLRCPLSLLRVHELFAEAGAPEFAHQLVTGGVPVSQQLADHPGIAAIGLTGSTVAGREIGRRGAGTFKKVLLELGGNDALIVCADADLDAATDAVVLGRLARGNGQICCAVKRVYVDASVHDEFVESLTAKAAALTVGDQLQRTTEVGPLIAESAAQAVEGAVKQLIDDGARLTVGGVRDGAFYTPAVLTDVPASSPALAEEIFGPVAPVVGFTDPAEAVAMANASPYGLQAAVFTRDVSRAFGIAKQLDVGGVVINGSTALRAENLPFGGTKDTGGHREGYHHTVRDLTREKTVIVMEAFG
- a CDS encoding sugar ABC transporter substrate-binding protein; protein product: MAALLTLDDADNMVASRMRTWFVYGNRRVWVSFRAEPRQGRVARPMSERTSHHQRRTVTSMLRSTRSLVALTGATLIALGLGACQAADQASEVEESQTPVSAPSAAPSVDAFQADGFTIGIANYSLATPYLAALNTAMEERAAEVGITAISTDAGGDSAQLAADVTGLLAQEVDGIIVSGGDLVNAPGVSLAMKDSQVSLVFVDRLFDSGFYNAWVGPDYATVGWDSCDYIGSALGGRGKVATIKGGSATHPIGLLLDESFARCFAETLPEMSVVDSGEFGDWTEAGGERVMNSLLASHGDIVAVFCQNDAMCLGAQKAAADAGRSEEMIFVGVGGTRRAFEAIMDGSSFNATSLVDPDEIGVQGVNLMATIFRREDFARNSFVPSPLVRSGNATEYLDATSDY
- a CDS encoding FKBP-type peptidyl-prolyl cis-trans isomerase — translated: MRRTTLFTAACVTLAGVLLTGCSGEDGGGDSSAVPSALPSIDAEADAAALATVTQTAQPGTAPVVDFTPPLSVTGPVARVVQPGAGAVIEVNRAVVADVVTVDGSDGTEEGNTYDAAPQILMTDEANMPAALLDVLVGAQVGARVLLAAPVAEDRTTLWAFEIESVLDVPAQAEGTEARLQPGLPLVDHADSGTTDVQMPVIVPSDGPPPEELVVQPLLVGAGAPVTADSSLVVQVTGALWDGTQFQNTWEEGAGKPIVLSGAIEGWRQGLVGQTIGSRVMLVVPPELAYGDEGRGDLIPAGSTLVYVIDILAGI
- a CDS encoding FKBP-type peptidyl-prolyl cis-trans isomerase, coding for MRRRGSVTAACAALTVLLLVGCSGEDQADPAADDQPATTDPSAPAEPSPPGPPASAPPADHEADVAALEGVTLTGNPGTMPFFNVEPPLALTGEVARVADVGTGPAVEAGDAVAVHVASFNPQTETIEASSYEQGPELLVAEPGGLPEELLGAMVGAPVGSRVLFGAPVDGLTTIYSFEILGTGPVFEQAEGTAVTPQSGLPVLTFAADGTPAMAPAEGDPPGELVVQPLITGTGDPVTADSWLVVNYSTWLWDGTEVVSTWKDGQTTVMRLSDAIVGWQEGLAGQPIGSRVQLVVPPGKAFGAEATDRVPANSTVVVVVDILAGM